Proteins from a single region of Candidatus Brocadiia bacterium:
- a CDS encoding HD domain-containing protein: protein MPHKFINALKEGDSVRDIYLVSDKQLRKTRAGAPFLVLELTDKSGRIKGMVWDKADEFNRRCKTGDLINCQALVEPYQNELQLKISNLDADVPADTDRSNYLAHTGKDIELLMEELRNILAGVKDPYFAGLIKSFMDDKKFVEQLRISPAAIEFHHNYVGGLLEHTVNLLQLALQISPCYHKIIDTDLLLTGTFLHDIGKIREYEIQLAPKMTDEGYLLGHTVIGVSMVEERAKSIKDFPAERLTLLKHLISSHHGQREFGAPVLPMTPEALMLHYIDNLDARLGEYQALAEKADPSSNWTERSRSQERKFYKKNSPK, encoded by the coding sequence ATGCCGCATAAATTCATCAACGCTCTCAAGGAAGGCGACAGCGTCCGGGATATCTACCTGGTATCCGATAAACAACTTCGCAAGACCCGGGCCGGCGCGCCATTCCTGGTCCTGGAACTGACCGATAAAAGCGGTCGCATCAAAGGCATGGTCTGGGACAAGGCCGACGAATTCAACCGCCGCTGCAAGACCGGAGACCTGATAAACTGCCAGGCGCTGGTCGAACCCTACCAGAACGAACTCCAACTCAAAATATCCAACCTGGATGCCGACGTCCCGGCAGACACCGACCGGTCCAACTACCTGGCCCATACCGGCAAGGATATCGAGCTCCTGATGGAAGAGCTCAGGAACATCCTGGCCGGCGTCAAAGACCCCTATTTCGCCGGGTTGATAAAGTCATTTATGGATGACAAGAAATTCGTCGAGCAGCTAAGGATATCCCCGGCCGCCATAGAGTTCCACCATAACTATGTGGGCGGACTGCTGGAACACACCGTCAACCTGCTCCAGCTGGCGCTCCAGATAAGCCCCTGCTACCACAAAATCATCGATACCGACCTGCTCCTGACCGGTACATTCCTGCACGATATCGGGAAAATCCGCGAATACGAAATCCAGCTGGCGCCCAAGATGACCGACGAAGGCTACCTGCTCGGCCATACCGTCATCGGCGTATCCATGGTCGAAGAGCGGGCAAAGAGCATAAAAGACTTCCCGGCCGAGCGCCTGACCCTATTGAAACACCTTATCAGCAGCCATCACGGCCAGCGCGAATTCGGCGCGCCGGTTCTGCCTATGACGCCCGAAGCCCTGATGCTACACTACATAGACAACCTCGACGCCCGCCTGGGCGAATACCAGGCCCTGGCCGAAAAGGCCGACCCCAGCTCCAACTGGACCGAACGCTCCCGCTCACAGGAACGGAAATTCTACAAAAAGAATAGCCCCAAGTAG